A single genomic interval of Amblyraja radiata isolate CabotCenter1 chromosome 3, sAmbRad1.1.pri, whole genome shotgun sequence harbors:
- the mfhas1 gene encoding malignant fibrous histiocytoma-amplified sequence 1 isoform X2: protein MAESSGSVQAVKVWREAALRCRKLRSNLRQLSLSSAGDQRLSLPDNISQVQILDLANNSLRELPDGLDASLTNLRALILRRNCLCRLPAPVCALDQLAELDLAHNCLAQLPGELGRLQRLKKLCLSHNKLQLLPPQIAALLCLEELDISFNELGQLPPTFGQLQRLRTLDLDHNRLSCFPQQILRLGELEELDFSGNKIDALPQEILQLRSMKILWLSGLRLSDLPETFCQLTALESLMLDNNSLRSLPQSFGLLEKLKMINLSSNLFEDFPSALLGLSSLEELYLSRNRLSVIPQKIGNMSRLATLWLDNNRVRYLPDSIVSLCHLEELVLQGNQIAILPDSFGQLSKVSLWKIKDNPLIQPPYEVCMKGIPYIAAYQKELALSQPALKPRLKLVLLGPKDAGKTSLRQCLVGSKLSSPAVQSKGIEVTQWVADAENNLTFIVYDLAGDANYEPIQPFFLSPGALYVLVVSLRAYAPRRFYQQVGYYLHLLGARVPHGVVCVVGAHVDECSEREVEEKCLDIHQQIAVQEKRDVECMQALAGQVDGALGQGRGLDLRAASPHAPFYGVCEKNLRRKKAQLQYLLNHRLQILSPVIGVSCCRGRPAGIGRLKDKLLSVAEHRQIFPNLHRVLPRSWQRLEELHYRPQRLWLSWWDSARLGLQAGLTEDRLQSALSYLHESGKLLYFEDSPPLRECVFHNLTGLIDILNVFFQRDASLLLHKLLAGAEVDELRAAQLQHFVEGFLLHGLLPLHVIRLLLKPHINTQQDLHLILQLLEKLGLCYCLNKPKTTPLNGAAVWFKFPSYVKNEVPHAEAWINGFNLSGQPIAVEQLQVEYSFPFLFPPGLFARYSVQINSHIVQRSDGKYQIFAYRGKVPVVISYKPSQNCLQADTLSIASHATLPNIWTAWQAIIPLVEELNVLLQEWPGLYFSVHVLCSKCLKRGSSNPHAFPGEQLTEEPRVRSECFMTGRY, encoded by the exons ATGGCCGAGAGCAGTGGCAGCGTGCAGGCGGTCAAAGTGTGGCGGGAGGCGGCGCTGCGTTGCAGGAAACTCCGCAGCAACCTCCGGCAGCTGAGCCTGAGCAGCGCTGGCGACCAGCGCCTCTCCCTGCCCGACAACATCAGTCAGGTGCAGATCCTCGACCTGGCCAACAACTCGCTGCGGGAGCTGCCCGACGGCCTGGACGCGTCGCTCACCAACCTGCGGGCGCTGATCCTTCGGAGGAACTGCCTGTGCCGCCTGCCCGCCCCCGTCTGCGCCCTGGACCAGCTGGCCGAGCTGGACCTGGCTCACAACTGCCTGGCGCAGCTACCCGGAGAGCTGGGCCGCTTGCAGCGCCTCAAGAAGCTGTGTCTCAGCCACAACAAGCTGCAGCTGCTGCCGCCGCAGATCGCCGCGCTACTCTGCCTGGAGGAGCTGGACATCAGCTTCAACGAGCTGGGCCAGTTGCCGCCCACCTTCGGGCAGCTGCAGCGGCTGCGGACCCTGGACCTGGACCACAACAGGCTGAGCTGCTTCCCGCAACAGATCCTGCGCCTCGGCGAGCTGGAGGAACTGGACTTCTCGGGCAACAAGATCGACGCTCTGCCGCAGGAGATCCTGCAGCTGCGCTCCATGAAAATCCTTTGGCTGAGCGGCCTGAGACTGTCCGACCTGCCCGAGACCTTCTGCCAACTCACGGCGCTGGAGAGCCTGATGTTGGACAACAACAGCTTGCGCTCGCTGCCCCAGAGTTTCGGCCTCCTGGAGAAGCTCAAGATGATCAATTTGTCCTCCAACCTGTTCGAGGACTTCCCCAGCGCCCTGCTGGGGCTGAGCAGTCTGGAGGAGCTGTACCTGAGCAGGAACAGGCTGTCTGTGATCCCGCAGAAGATCGGCAACATGTCCAGGTTGGCCACACTGTGGCTGGACAACAACAGGGTGCGCTACCTGCCCGACTCCATCGTCAGCCTGTGTCACCTGGAGGAGCTGGTGCTACAGGGCAACCAGATCGCCATCCTGCCCGACTCGTTCGGCCAGCTCTCCAAAGTCAGCCTCTGGAAGATCAAGGATAACCCTTTGATCCAGCCGCCCTACGAGGTGTGCATGAAGGGCATCCCCTACATCGCGGCCTACCAGAAGGAGCTGGCACTGTCGCAGCCGGCGCTCAAACCCCGACTTAAGCTGGTGCTCCTGGGACCTAAGGACGCCGGCAAGACTTCGCTGCGGCAGTGCCTGGTCGGGAGCAAACTCAGCTCCCCGGCCGTGCAGAGCAAAGGCATCGAGGTGACCCAGTGGGTGGCGGACGCCGAGAACAACCTGACTTTTATCGTCTACGATTTGGCGGGGGATGCGAACTACGAGCCCATCCAGCCGTTCTTCCTCTCGCCGGGCGCCCTGTATGTGCTGGTGGTGAGCCTGAGAGCGTACGCGCCGCGCCGCTTTTACCAACAGGTCGGGTACTACCTGCACTTGCTGGGGGCGAGGGTGCCCCACGgcgtggtgtgtgtggtgggggcgcATGTGGACGAGTGCAGCGAGCGGGAGGTGGAGGAGAAATGCCTGGACATCCACCAGCAGATCGCCGTGCAGGAGAAGCGAGACGTGGAGTGCATGCAGGCGCTGGCCGGCCAGGTGGACGGGGCGCTGGGGCAGGGCCGGGGGCTGGATCTGCGGGCCGCCAGCCCGCACGCCCCCTTCTACGGCGTGTGCGAGAAGAACCTGCGCAGGAAGAAGGCCCAGCTGCAGTACCTGCTCAACCACCGGCTGCAGATCCTGTCCCCAGTCATCGGCGTCAGCTGCTGCCGCGGGCGGCCGGCCGGCATCGGCCGCCTCAAGGACAAGTTGCTGTCGGTGGCCGAGCACCGCCAGATCTTCCCCAACCTACACCGGGTGCTGCCCCGCTCCTGGCAGCGGCTGGAGGAGCTGCACTACCGGCCTCAGCGCCTGTGGCTGTCGTGGTGGGACTCTGCCCGCCTGGGGCTGCAGGCCGGCCTGACCGAGGACCGGCTGCAGAGCGCCCTGTCCTACCTGCACGAAAGCGGCAAGTTACTTTATTTCGAGGACAGCCCGCCCCTCCGGGAGTGCGTCTTCCACAACCTGACCGGGCTGATCGACATCCTCAACGTCTTCTTCCAGCGCGACGCGTCGCTGCTGCTGCACAAGCTGCTGGCCGGCGCCGAGGTGGACGAGCTGAGGGCGGCGCAGCTCCAGCACTTCGTGGAGGGCTTCTTGCTCCACGGGCTGCTCCCGCTGCACGTTATCCGGCTGCTGCTCAAGCCGCACATCAACACGCAGCAGGACCTCCACCTCATCCTGCAGCTGCTGGAGAAGTTGGGGCTGTGTTACTGTCTCAACAAGCCCAAGACGACCCCTCTGAACGGCGCGGCGGTGTGGTTCAAGTTCCCCAGCTACGTGAAGAACGAGGTGCCCCACGCCGAGGCCTGGATCAATGGTTTCAATCTCTCCGGGCAGCCCATCGCCGTCGAGCAGTTACAGGTGGAATACAGTTTCCCCTTTCTGTTCCCACCAGGCCTATTTGCCAGATACAGCGTCCAGATCAACTCTCACATTGTGCAGCGGTCAGATGGCAAATATCAGATCTTTGCCTACAGGGGCAAGGTCCCGGTGGTCATCAGCTACAAACCCTCCCAAAACTGTCTGCAAGCGGACACCTTATCTATTGCCAGCCACGCTACCTTGCCAAATATTTGGACTGCATGGCAAGCCATAATCCCTCTGGTGGAAGAACTAAACGTGCTCCTCCAGGAGTGGCCGGGATTATACTTCTCTGTGCACGTCCTGTGTTCCAAGTGCCTTAAAAGAGGGTCCTCAAATCCTCACGCCTTCCCAG ggG AACAATTGACAGAAGAACCACGGGTAAGATCTGAATGTTTCATGACTGGAAGGTATTGA
- the mfhas1 gene encoding malignant fibrous histiocytoma-amplified sequence 1 isoform X1: MAESSGSVQAVKVWREAALRCRKLRSNLRQLSLSSAGDQRLSLPDNISQVQILDLANNSLRELPDGLDASLTNLRALILRRNCLCRLPAPVCALDQLAELDLAHNCLAQLPGELGRLQRLKKLCLSHNKLQLLPPQIAALLCLEELDISFNELGQLPPTFGQLQRLRTLDLDHNRLSCFPQQILRLGELEELDFSGNKIDALPQEILQLRSMKILWLSGLRLSDLPETFCQLTALESLMLDNNSLRSLPQSFGLLEKLKMINLSSNLFEDFPSALLGLSSLEELYLSRNRLSVIPQKIGNMSRLATLWLDNNRVRYLPDSIVSLCHLEELVLQGNQIAILPDSFGQLSKVSLWKIKDNPLIQPPYEVCMKGIPYIAAYQKELALSQPALKPRLKLVLLGPKDAGKTSLRQCLVGSKLSSPAVQSKGIEVTQWVADAENNLTFIVYDLAGDANYEPIQPFFLSPGALYVLVVSLRAYAPRRFYQQVGYYLHLLGARVPHGVVCVVGAHVDECSEREVEEKCLDIHQQIAVQEKRDVECMQALAGQVDGALGQGRGLDLRAASPHAPFYGVCEKNLRRKKAQLQYLLNHRLQILSPVIGVSCCRGRPAGIGRLKDKLLSVAEHRQIFPNLHRVLPRSWQRLEELHYRPQRLWLSWWDSARLGLQAGLTEDRLQSALSYLHESGKLLYFEDSPPLRECVFHNLTGLIDILNVFFQRDASLLLHKLLAGAEVDELRAAQLQHFVEGFLLHGLLPLHVIRLLLKPHINTQQDLHLILQLLEKLGLCYCLNKPKTTPLNGAAVWFKFPSYVKNEVPHAEAWINGFNLSGQPIAVEQLQVEYSFPFLFPPGLFARYSVQINSHIVQRSDGKYQIFAYRGKVPVVISYKPSQNCLQADTLSIASHATLPNIWTAWQAIIPLVEELNVLLQEWPGLYFSVHVLCSKCLKRGSSNPHAFPGELLTQSRPEGVTEIICPKNGSERVDVALIYPPTPTVISPCC; encoded by the coding sequence ATGGCCGAGAGCAGTGGCAGCGTGCAGGCGGTCAAAGTGTGGCGGGAGGCGGCGCTGCGTTGCAGGAAACTCCGCAGCAACCTCCGGCAGCTGAGCCTGAGCAGCGCTGGCGACCAGCGCCTCTCCCTGCCCGACAACATCAGTCAGGTGCAGATCCTCGACCTGGCCAACAACTCGCTGCGGGAGCTGCCCGACGGCCTGGACGCGTCGCTCACCAACCTGCGGGCGCTGATCCTTCGGAGGAACTGCCTGTGCCGCCTGCCCGCCCCCGTCTGCGCCCTGGACCAGCTGGCCGAGCTGGACCTGGCTCACAACTGCCTGGCGCAGCTACCCGGAGAGCTGGGCCGCTTGCAGCGCCTCAAGAAGCTGTGTCTCAGCCACAACAAGCTGCAGCTGCTGCCGCCGCAGATCGCCGCGCTACTCTGCCTGGAGGAGCTGGACATCAGCTTCAACGAGCTGGGCCAGTTGCCGCCCACCTTCGGGCAGCTGCAGCGGCTGCGGACCCTGGACCTGGACCACAACAGGCTGAGCTGCTTCCCGCAACAGATCCTGCGCCTCGGCGAGCTGGAGGAACTGGACTTCTCGGGCAACAAGATCGACGCTCTGCCGCAGGAGATCCTGCAGCTGCGCTCCATGAAAATCCTTTGGCTGAGCGGCCTGAGACTGTCCGACCTGCCCGAGACCTTCTGCCAACTCACGGCGCTGGAGAGCCTGATGTTGGACAACAACAGCTTGCGCTCGCTGCCCCAGAGTTTCGGCCTCCTGGAGAAGCTCAAGATGATCAATTTGTCCTCCAACCTGTTCGAGGACTTCCCCAGCGCCCTGCTGGGGCTGAGCAGTCTGGAGGAGCTGTACCTGAGCAGGAACAGGCTGTCTGTGATCCCGCAGAAGATCGGCAACATGTCCAGGTTGGCCACACTGTGGCTGGACAACAACAGGGTGCGCTACCTGCCCGACTCCATCGTCAGCCTGTGTCACCTGGAGGAGCTGGTGCTACAGGGCAACCAGATCGCCATCCTGCCCGACTCGTTCGGCCAGCTCTCCAAAGTCAGCCTCTGGAAGATCAAGGATAACCCTTTGATCCAGCCGCCCTACGAGGTGTGCATGAAGGGCATCCCCTACATCGCGGCCTACCAGAAGGAGCTGGCACTGTCGCAGCCGGCGCTCAAACCCCGACTTAAGCTGGTGCTCCTGGGACCTAAGGACGCCGGCAAGACTTCGCTGCGGCAGTGCCTGGTCGGGAGCAAACTCAGCTCCCCGGCCGTGCAGAGCAAAGGCATCGAGGTGACCCAGTGGGTGGCGGACGCCGAGAACAACCTGACTTTTATCGTCTACGATTTGGCGGGGGATGCGAACTACGAGCCCATCCAGCCGTTCTTCCTCTCGCCGGGCGCCCTGTATGTGCTGGTGGTGAGCCTGAGAGCGTACGCGCCGCGCCGCTTTTACCAACAGGTCGGGTACTACCTGCACTTGCTGGGGGCGAGGGTGCCCCACGgcgtggtgtgtgtggtgggggcgcATGTGGACGAGTGCAGCGAGCGGGAGGTGGAGGAGAAATGCCTGGACATCCACCAGCAGATCGCCGTGCAGGAGAAGCGAGACGTGGAGTGCATGCAGGCGCTGGCCGGCCAGGTGGACGGGGCGCTGGGGCAGGGCCGGGGGCTGGATCTGCGGGCCGCCAGCCCGCACGCCCCCTTCTACGGCGTGTGCGAGAAGAACCTGCGCAGGAAGAAGGCCCAGCTGCAGTACCTGCTCAACCACCGGCTGCAGATCCTGTCCCCAGTCATCGGCGTCAGCTGCTGCCGCGGGCGGCCGGCCGGCATCGGCCGCCTCAAGGACAAGTTGCTGTCGGTGGCCGAGCACCGCCAGATCTTCCCCAACCTACACCGGGTGCTGCCCCGCTCCTGGCAGCGGCTGGAGGAGCTGCACTACCGGCCTCAGCGCCTGTGGCTGTCGTGGTGGGACTCTGCCCGCCTGGGGCTGCAGGCCGGCCTGACCGAGGACCGGCTGCAGAGCGCCCTGTCCTACCTGCACGAAAGCGGCAAGTTACTTTATTTCGAGGACAGCCCGCCCCTCCGGGAGTGCGTCTTCCACAACCTGACCGGGCTGATCGACATCCTCAACGTCTTCTTCCAGCGCGACGCGTCGCTGCTGCTGCACAAGCTGCTGGCCGGCGCCGAGGTGGACGAGCTGAGGGCGGCGCAGCTCCAGCACTTCGTGGAGGGCTTCTTGCTCCACGGGCTGCTCCCGCTGCACGTTATCCGGCTGCTGCTCAAGCCGCACATCAACACGCAGCAGGACCTCCACCTCATCCTGCAGCTGCTGGAGAAGTTGGGGCTGTGTTACTGTCTCAACAAGCCCAAGACGACCCCTCTGAACGGCGCGGCGGTGTGGTTCAAGTTCCCCAGCTACGTGAAGAACGAGGTGCCCCACGCCGAGGCCTGGATCAATGGTTTCAATCTCTCCGGGCAGCCCATCGCCGTCGAGCAGTTACAGGTGGAATACAGTTTCCCCTTTCTGTTCCCACCAGGCCTATTTGCCAGATACAGCGTCCAGATCAACTCTCACATTGTGCAGCGGTCAGATGGCAAATATCAGATCTTTGCCTACAGGGGCAAGGTCCCGGTGGTCATCAGCTACAAACCCTCCCAAAACTGTCTGCAAGCGGACACCTTATCTATTGCCAGCCACGCTACCTTGCCAAATATTTGGACTGCATGGCAAGCCATAATCCCTCTGGTGGAAGAACTAAACGTGCTCCTCCAGGAGTGGCCGGGATTATACTTCTCTGTGCACGTCCTGTGTTCCAAGTGCCTTAAAAGAGGGTCCTCAAATCCTCACGCCTTCCCAG